A section of the Carya illinoinensis cultivar Pawnee chromosome 12, C.illinoinensisPawnee_v1, whole genome shotgun sequence genome encodes:
- the LOC122290448 gene encoding putative disease resistance protein At4g19050 isoform X31, which translates to MADQQSAERSNETKSKEIATKDSGHPTESAEGNKEVASTKEIARKDSGNPTESAEGNKEVASTKEIARKYSRNPTELAEGNKEVASTKEIARKDSGNPTESAEGNKEVASTKEIARKDSGNPTESTEGNKEVASTKEIASQNPTESAARNKDDVKSTEENDFENYIMEQLEDENVETIALEGEAGVGKTWKARKSNDFIINSENHFYGNLWISMNKEHDKRFLYDVLAHQLSVQASTDDYQEGNDEKKSEELVRKITNMLVERKSKESEVLEITKMLREMELKKMEELVSEIPKKLRGIESNNLEVLVITKMVREMESKKTEELKRKITQKLGEMEEKKLWEMAKKKKSGGSDRLSDNKVFQSNDRLEDQKPKTEKSIKSVWKKKEKNKTVGLPINEKSGGHISSSKEKLFLLVILDDIRSDSTYEEGTRAELETLLPKESRPKFLVTRRRDTVSKDEKILKNGELIIDIEPLREKESGTLFKKLLKTSILHEESFVASIEKIAQKSNGLPIAVVKLVVEALNLSGANDLELLKLENALKQIANYKEADKCTSSLLRLAIHMLHGSDHGSCSTPGNDTLVNCYWHSWEFISRHGAIDYNVLIFSWILEGYFGSADHIKQSYEEGHRVLMKLIGCGLLKMLEDNLIMMEELVLSIPDCRRDGYEQRSVLGLARVLDESIWKGFGTLAPSDYMIKTPKRGPKKDKYISTLLIHGSSLCREDLDLYFEEKLGLQNLAIFNPRFDSIPRLLSKMEELCVLILRGCDQLQEIDAIQNLKSLTVLEISDANFLEKKEKITGDLFKEMTNLQTLNLCAVSIKMLPSSLSNLKQLRWLILRRCPFLESLPNLKELTNLEVLDLSGSTSLLNITDKTFSHLKKIQFLDFSHTSIKRLPFLCNLGNLENLTQLLLRNCKLNRLPSFKALPALQCIDISASNSNMLKDIKEDFFENKDKLKILHLSKTEISRLPSNFGNFPNLELLDLSDSSKLVTIPENAFKNMGCLRHLNLSNTKLESLPKISNLVNLRQLFLENCALHKLPKMEGVTRLEELHLSNASSLVEIEDQSFDYLSHIYLLDFSHTKIKTLPSLAKLNNLRSLNLSGTRLTFPCISSLTNLTQLSLRGCSISDQSEPNFGEHKKLEVLDLSEITGITSLSTLNNLTSLRELKLRGCSKLEQLQHLESLAHLEVLDLWETGIKQFPKEICKLTQLKHLDLPKGIMGIQESDLQKMEPEFHFYVFPEQGKAGDIHWHKVDPNFRRIYFNTLSLPGECRQFLEIIGSIEVKDVLKKAAYISLIGNKFITRLSDLGVENVDAMKGCWLQRCPEMETLCLEEEIEDKTVGNLEILWVSNLPKLKDLCSGIQPAGGGFKNLTEMYLDCCPLIKSVFHSSQFPEKLKILQIKFCEDLEILFEPNTLDKAGNLEILRASNLPKLKDLCSGIHTAGGGFKNLTEMYLDCCPLIKYVFHSSQFPEKLKILRIKFCKDLKRLFEQNNVLDADKKWSLQKLHLVELPKLTEMGVPESKKIRDVFPSLEAITVKECPMLEIMSEKIKEANCNNVEEDWNIQL; encoded by the exons ATGGCCGATCAGCAGTCTGCAGAGCGAAGTAATGAAACCAAGTCTAAAG AAATTGCCACGAAAGATAGCGGACATCCAACAGAGTCAGCTGAAGGAAACAAGGAGGTCGCATCCACAAAAG AAATTGCCAGGAAAGATAGCGGAAATCCAACAGAGTCAGCTGAAGGAAACAAGGAGGTCGCATCCACAAAAG AAATTGCCAGGAAATATAGCAGAAATCCAACAGAGTTAGCTGAAGGAAACAAGGAGGTCGCATCCACAAAAG AAATTGCCAGGAAAGATAGCGGAAATCCAACAGAGTCAGCTGAAGGAAACAAGGAGGTCGCATCCACAAAAG AAATTGCCAGGAAAGATAGCGGAAATCCAACAGAGTCAACTGAAGGAAACAAGGAGGTCGCATCCACAAAAG AAATTGCTAGCCAAAATCCAACAGAGTCAGCTGCAAGAAACAAGGACGACGTCAAATCCACGGAAG aaAACGATTTCGAGAATTATATAATGGAGCAGTTGGAGGACGAAAATGTGGAAACCATTGCCCTGGAGGGGGAAGCAGGAGTAGGGAAAACATGGAAGGCTAGAAAAAGCAATGATTTTATCATCAATTCTGAGAACCACTTCTATGGAAATCTTTGGATATCTATGAACAAAGAGCACGACAAAAGGTTCCTTTATGATGTCCTTGCCCATCAGTTGTCCGTACAAGCAAGTACCGATGATTATCAAGAAGGTAATGACGAAAAGAAATCGGAAGAGTTAGTAAGGAAGATAACAAATATGCTCGTGGAAAGGAAAAGCAAGGAATCGGAAGTGTTGGAGATAACTAAGATGCTCAGGGAAATGGAACTCAAGAAAATGGAAGAGTTGGTAAGCGAGATACCTAAGAAGCTCAGGGGAATAGAAAGCAACAACTTGGAAGTGTTGGTGATAACTAAGATGGTCAGGGAAATGGAGAGCAAGAAAACGGAAGAGTTGAAAAGGAAGATAACTCAGAAGCTCGGAGAAATGGAAGAGAAGAAACTCTGGGAGAtggcaaaaaaaaagaaatccggAGGATCAGATAGACTTTCTGATAACAAAGTATTTCAGAGTAATGATCGACTGGAAGATCAGAAGCCGAAAACTGAGAAGTCAATTAAAAGTGTctggaaaaagaaggaaaaaaataagactGTTGGGTTACCGATTAATGAGAAGTCTGGAGGACATATATCATCTTCTAAAGAAAAActatttcttttagtaattctGGATGATATTCGTAGTGACAGTACTTATGAAGAGGGAACTAGGGCTGAATTGGAAACGTTGCTGCCAAAGGAATCTAGGCCCAAGTTTTTAGTCACAAGAAGAAGGGACACAGTGAGCAAGGACGAGAAAATATTGAAGAATGGGGAACTGATCATTGATATTGAGCCCTTGCGAGAAAAAGAGTCAGGGACTCTATTTAAGAAACTTCTCAAAACTTCAATTCTCCATGAGGAAAGTTTTGTAGCAAGCATTGAGAAAATTGCCCAAAAGAGCAATGGTTTGCCAATTGCAGTAGTCAAACTGGTAGTAGAAGCCTTAAATCTATCAGGAGCAAATGATCTAGAGCTTTTGAAATTGGAAAATGCTCTGAAACAAATAGCTAATTATAAGGAAGCAGATAAATGCACAAGTTCGCTCTTGCGCTTAGCAATTCACATGTTGCATGGAAGTGATCATGGATCTTGCAGTACCCCAGGAAACGACACTTTGGTCAATTGCTATTGGCATAGCTGGGAATTCATAAGCAGACATGGTGCAATAGATTACAATGTGTTGATATTCAGCTGGATATTGGAAGGATATTTCGGTTCTGCCGATCATATTAAGCAGTCATATGAAGAAGGGCATCGTGTGTTGATGAAACTAATAGGATGTGGGTTGCTGAAAATGCTAGAAGATAATCTTATTATGATGGAAGAATTGGTTCTTTCCATTCCTGATTGTCGTCGTGATGGATATGAGCAGAGATCAGTCCTGGGATTAGCTCGTGTTCTTGACGAAAGCATTTGGAAAGGATTTGGGACACTTGCACCTTCAGATTATATGATAAAGACACCAAAAAGAGGcccaaaaaaagataaatatatttcCACTCTCCTCATTCATGGAAGTAGTCTCTGCAGGGAAGACCTAGATTTATACTTCGAGGAGAAGCTAGGACTCCAAAATCTTGCCATTTTCAATCCCAGGTTCGATTCAATCCCTCGATTATTGTCTAAAATGGAAGAGCTTTGTGTGTTGATTCTCAGAGGTTGTGATCAATTGCAAGAGATCGATGCCATCCAAAACCTGAAATCACTGACAGTTCTGGAGATATCCGATGCTAACTtcttagaaaagaaagaaaagatcaCTGGCGATCTTTTTAAGGAAATGACTAATCTTCAGACCCTTAACTTGTGTGCAGTCTCCATCAAAATGCTTCCTTCCTCTCTTTCTAACCTGAAACAACTACGTTGGCTCATCCTTAGGAGGTGCCCTTTTTTGGAAAGCTTGCCAAATCTAAAAGAACTTACAAATCTCGAGGTGCTTGATCTTTCTGGTTCTACATCTTTGCTAAATATTACAGACAAAACCTTCTCCCATCTCAAGAAAATCCAATTCCTTGATTTTTCCCATACCTCAATTAAAAGACTTCCATTCCTTTGCAACCTTGGCAACCTTGAAAATCTCACTCAACTCTTGTTGCGCAACTGTAAGTTAAATAGATTGCCTTCCTTTAAAGCCTTACCTGCTCTTCAGTGTATTGATATCTCAGCTTCTAATTCTAATATGTTAAAGGATATCAAAGAAGACTTTTTTGAAAATAAGGATAAACTCAAGATCCTTCATTTGTCCAAGACTGAAATCAGCCGTTTGCCTTCCAATTTTGGCAACTTTCCAAATCTTGAGCTGCTTGATCTTTCTGATTCCTCCAAATTGGTTACAATCCCAGAAAATGCCTTCAAAAACATGGGTTGCCTCCGTCATCTCAACCTCTCAAACACAAAACTTGAAAGTCTACCAAAAATATCCAACCTTGTTAACCTTCGACAGCTCTTTCTTGAGAATTGTGCACTACATAAATTACCAAAAATGGAAGGAGTTACAAGACTTGAGGAGCTTCATCTTTCTAATGCTTCTAGTCTAGTTGAGATTGAAGATCAATCATTTGATTATCTGAGCCATATTTATCTTCTTGATTTCTCACAtaccaaaattaaaactctaCCATCACTGGCCAAGCTCAATAACCTTCGTTCTCTCAACCTTTCGGGAACAAGACTTACATTTCCTTGCATTTCCAGTCTCACCAACCTCACTCAGCTTTCACTTCGAGGTTGTTCAATCTCAGATCAATCAGAGCCAAATTTTGGAGAACATAAAAAGCTCGAGGTTTTGGATCTATCAGAGATCACAGGAATCACGTCTCTATCAACATTGAACAATCTTACCAGTCTTCGGGAGCTCAAGTTGAGAGGGTGTTCGAAGTTGGAGCAGCTTCAACATTTGGAATCGCTTGCTCATTTAGAGGTTCTTGATTTGTGGGAGACGGGAATCAAGCAATTTCCCAAAGAGATTTGTAAGTTGACTCAGTTGAAGCACCTAGATCTGCCAAAGGGTATAATGGGTATTCAAGAATCTGACTTGCAGAAGATGGAGCCCGAATTTCACTTTTATGTTTTCCCTGAGCAAGGCAAAGCTGGGGACATCCATTGGCACAAAGTTGATCCTAACTTCAGAAGAATTTACTTCAACACTCTATCTTTACCTGGGGAGTGTCGCCAGTTTTTGGAAATCATTGGGTCTATTGAGGTTAAGGATGTCCTCAAGAAAGCTGCATATATATCTTTGATTGGAAATAAGTTCATCACACGATTATCAGATCTTGGTGTGGAAAATGTGGATGCAATGAAAGGTTGTTGGCTACAGAGGTGCCCGGAAATGGAGACATTATGTttggaagaagaaatagaagacaAAACGGTGGGAAATCTAGAGATTTTGTGGGTATCAAACCTTCCCAAATTGAAGGATTTATGCAGCGGGATACAGCCAGCAGGTGGGGGCTTTAAAAATCTAACAGAAATGTATCTAGATTGTTGCCCATTGATTAAATCTGTCTTTCATTCTTCCCAATTCCCGGAAAAGCTTAAGatcctccaaatcaaattctgtGAGGATTTAGAAATACTGTTTGAGCCGAATACCTTGGATAAAGCTGGAAATCTAGAGATTTTGCGGGCATCAAACCTTCCCAAATTGAAGGATTTATGCAGCGGGATACATACAGCAGGTGGGGGCTTTAAAAATCTAACAGAAATGTATCTAGATTGTTGCCCATTGATTAAATATGTCTTTCATTCATCCCAATTCCCGGAAAAGCTTAAGATCCTCCGGATCAAATTCTGTAAGGATTTAAAAAGACTATTCGAGCAGAATAATGTCTTGGACGCTGATAAAAAATGGAGTTTACAGAAATTGCATTTGGTGGAACTGCCCAAGTTGACTGAGATGGGGGTGCCAGAGTCGAAGAAGATTCGTGATGTATTTCCATCACTAGAAGCAATCACAGTGAAGGAATGCCCAATGCTGGAGATCATGTCGGAAAAAATAAAGGAGGCAAATTGTAACAACGTTGAAGAAGATTG gAATATACAACTATAA
- the LOC122290448 gene encoding putative disease resistance protein At4g19050 isoform X37 produces the protein MADQQSAERSNETKSKEIATKDSGHPTESAEGNKEVASTKEIARKDSGNPTESTEGNKEVASTKEIASQNPTESAARNKDDVKSTEENDFENYIMEQLEDENVETIALEGEAGVGKTWKARKSNDFIINSENHFYGNLWISMNKEHDKRFLYDVLAHQLSVQASTDDYQEGNDEKKSEELVRKITNMLVERKSKESEVLEITKMLREMELKKMEELVSEIPKKLRGIESNNLEVLVITKMVREMESKKTEELKRKITQKLGEMEEKKLWEMAKKKKSGGSDRLSDNKVFQSNDRLEDQKPKTEKSIKSVWKKKEKNKTVGLPINEKSGGHISSSKEKLFLLVILDDIRSDSTYEEGTRAELETLLPKESRPKFLVTRRRDTVSKDEKILKNGELIIDIEPLREKESGTLFKKLLKTSILHEESFVASIEKIAQKSNGLPIAVVKLVVEALNLSGANDLELLKLENALKQIANYKEADKCTSSLLRLAIHMLHGSDHGSCSTPGNDTLVNCYWHSWEFISRHGAIDYNVLIFSWILEGYFGSADHIKQSYEEGHRVLMKLIGCGLLKMLEDNLIMMEELVLSIPDCRRDGYEQRSVLGLARVLDESIWKGFGTLAPSDYMIKTPKRGPKKDKYISTLLIHGSSLCREDLDLYFEEKLGLQNLAIFNPRFDSIPRLLSKMEELCVLILRGCDQLQEIDAIQNLKSLTVLEISDANFLEKKEKITGDLFKEMTNLQTLNLCAVSIKMLPSSLSNLKQLRWLILRRCPFLESLPNLKELTNLEVLDLSGSTSLLNITDKTFSHLKKIQFLDFSHTSIKRLPFLCNLGNLENLTQLLLRNCKLNRLPSFKALPALQCIDISASNSNMLKDIKEDFFENKDKLKILHLSKTEISRLPSNFGNFPNLELLDLSDSSKLVTIPENAFKNMGCLRHLNLSNTKLESLPKISNLVNLRQLFLENCALHKLPKMEGVTRLEELHLSNASSLVEIEDQSFDYLSHIYLLDFSHTKIKTLPSLAKLNNLRSLNLSGTRLTFPCISSLTNLTQLSLRGCSISDQSEPNFGEHKKLEVLDLSEITGITSLSTLNNLTSLRELKLRGCSKLEQLQHLESLAHLEVLDLWETGIKQFPKEICKLTQLKHLDLPKGIMGIQESDLQKMEPEFHFYVFPEQGKAGDIHWHKVDPNFRRIYFNTLSLPGECRQFLEIIGSIEVKDVLKKAAYISLIGNKFITRLSDLGVENVDAMKGCWLQRCPEMETLCLEEEIEDKTVGNLEILWVSNLPKLKDLCSGIQPAGGGFKNLTEMYLDCCPLIKSVFHSSQFPEKLKILQIKFCEDLEILFEPNTLDKAGNLEILRASNLPKLKDLCSGIHTAGGGFKNLTEMYLDCCPLIKYVFHSSQFPEKLKILRIKFCKDLKRLFEQNNVLDADKKWSLQKLHLVELPKLTEMGVPESKKIRDVFPSLEAITVKECPMLEIMSEKIKEANCNNVEEDWNIQL, from the exons ATGGCCGATCAGCAGTCTGCAGAGCGAAGTAATGAAACCAAGTCTAAAG AAATTGCCACGAAAGATAGCGGACATCCAACAGAGTCAGCTGAAGGAAACAAGGAGGTCGCATCCACAAAAG AAATTGCCAGGAAAGATAGCGGAAATCCAACAGAGTCAACTGAAGGAAACAAGGAGGTCGCATCCACAAAAG AAATTGCTAGCCAAAATCCAACAGAGTCAGCTGCAAGAAACAAGGACGACGTCAAATCCACGGAAG aaAACGATTTCGAGAATTATATAATGGAGCAGTTGGAGGACGAAAATGTGGAAACCATTGCCCTGGAGGGGGAAGCAGGAGTAGGGAAAACATGGAAGGCTAGAAAAAGCAATGATTTTATCATCAATTCTGAGAACCACTTCTATGGAAATCTTTGGATATCTATGAACAAAGAGCACGACAAAAGGTTCCTTTATGATGTCCTTGCCCATCAGTTGTCCGTACAAGCAAGTACCGATGATTATCAAGAAGGTAATGACGAAAAGAAATCGGAAGAGTTAGTAAGGAAGATAACAAATATGCTCGTGGAAAGGAAAAGCAAGGAATCGGAAGTGTTGGAGATAACTAAGATGCTCAGGGAAATGGAACTCAAGAAAATGGAAGAGTTGGTAAGCGAGATACCTAAGAAGCTCAGGGGAATAGAAAGCAACAACTTGGAAGTGTTGGTGATAACTAAGATGGTCAGGGAAATGGAGAGCAAGAAAACGGAAGAGTTGAAAAGGAAGATAACTCAGAAGCTCGGAGAAATGGAAGAGAAGAAACTCTGGGAGAtggcaaaaaaaaagaaatccggAGGATCAGATAGACTTTCTGATAACAAAGTATTTCAGAGTAATGATCGACTGGAAGATCAGAAGCCGAAAACTGAGAAGTCAATTAAAAGTGTctggaaaaagaaggaaaaaaataagactGTTGGGTTACCGATTAATGAGAAGTCTGGAGGACATATATCATCTTCTAAAGAAAAActatttcttttagtaattctGGATGATATTCGTAGTGACAGTACTTATGAAGAGGGAACTAGGGCTGAATTGGAAACGTTGCTGCCAAAGGAATCTAGGCCCAAGTTTTTAGTCACAAGAAGAAGGGACACAGTGAGCAAGGACGAGAAAATATTGAAGAATGGGGAACTGATCATTGATATTGAGCCCTTGCGAGAAAAAGAGTCAGGGACTCTATTTAAGAAACTTCTCAAAACTTCAATTCTCCATGAGGAAAGTTTTGTAGCAAGCATTGAGAAAATTGCCCAAAAGAGCAATGGTTTGCCAATTGCAGTAGTCAAACTGGTAGTAGAAGCCTTAAATCTATCAGGAGCAAATGATCTAGAGCTTTTGAAATTGGAAAATGCTCTGAAACAAATAGCTAATTATAAGGAAGCAGATAAATGCACAAGTTCGCTCTTGCGCTTAGCAATTCACATGTTGCATGGAAGTGATCATGGATCTTGCAGTACCCCAGGAAACGACACTTTGGTCAATTGCTATTGGCATAGCTGGGAATTCATAAGCAGACATGGTGCAATAGATTACAATGTGTTGATATTCAGCTGGATATTGGAAGGATATTTCGGTTCTGCCGATCATATTAAGCAGTCATATGAAGAAGGGCATCGTGTGTTGATGAAACTAATAGGATGTGGGTTGCTGAAAATGCTAGAAGATAATCTTATTATGATGGAAGAATTGGTTCTTTCCATTCCTGATTGTCGTCGTGATGGATATGAGCAGAGATCAGTCCTGGGATTAGCTCGTGTTCTTGACGAAAGCATTTGGAAAGGATTTGGGACACTTGCACCTTCAGATTATATGATAAAGACACCAAAAAGAGGcccaaaaaaagataaatatatttcCACTCTCCTCATTCATGGAAGTAGTCTCTGCAGGGAAGACCTAGATTTATACTTCGAGGAGAAGCTAGGACTCCAAAATCTTGCCATTTTCAATCCCAGGTTCGATTCAATCCCTCGATTATTGTCTAAAATGGAAGAGCTTTGTGTGTTGATTCTCAGAGGTTGTGATCAATTGCAAGAGATCGATGCCATCCAAAACCTGAAATCACTGACAGTTCTGGAGATATCCGATGCTAACTtcttagaaaagaaagaaaagatcaCTGGCGATCTTTTTAAGGAAATGACTAATCTTCAGACCCTTAACTTGTGTGCAGTCTCCATCAAAATGCTTCCTTCCTCTCTTTCTAACCTGAAACAACTACGTTGGCTCATCCTTAGGAGGTGCCCTTTTTTGGAAAGCTTGCCAAATCTAAAAGAACTTACAAATCTCGAGGTGCTTGATCTTTCTGGTTCTACATCTTTGCTAAATATTACAGACAAAACCTTCTCCCATCTCAAGAAAATCCAATTCCTTGATTTTTCCCATACCTCAATTAAAAGACTTCCATTCCTTTGCAACCTTGGCAACCTTGAAAATCTCACTCAACTCTTGTTGCGCAACTGTAAGTTAAATAGATTGCCTTCCTTTAAAGCCTTACCTGCTCTTCAGTGTATTGATATCTCAGCTTCTAATTCTAATATGTTAAAGGATATCAAAGAAGACTTTTTTGAAAATAAGGATAAACTCAAGATCCTTCATTTGTCCAAGACTGAAATCAGCCGTTTGCCTTCCAATTTTGGCAACTTTCCAAATCTTGAGCTGCTTGATCTTTCTGATTCCTCCAAATTGGTTACAATCCCAGAAAATGCCTTCAAAAACATGGGTTGCCTCCGTCATCTCAACCTCTCAAACACAAAACTTGAAAGTCTACCAAAAATATCCAACCTTGTTAACCTTCGACAGCTCTTTCTTGAGAATTGTGCACTACATAAATTACCAAAAATGGAAGGAGTTACAAGACTTGAGGAGCTTCATCTTTCTAATGCTTCTAGTCTAGTTGAGATTGAAGATCAATCATTTGATTATCTGAGCCATATTTATCTTCTTGATTTCTCACAtaccaaaattaaaactctaCCATCACTGGCCAAGCTCAATAACCTTCGTTCTCTCAACCTTTCGGGAACAAGACTTACATTTCCTTGCATTTCCAGTCTCACCAACCTCACTCAGCTTTCACTTCGAGGTTGTTCAATCTCAGATCAATCAGAGCCAAATTTTGGAGAACATAAAAAGCTCGAGGTTTTGGATCTATCAGAGATCACAGGAATCACGTCTCTATCAACATTGAACAATCTTACCAGTCTTCGGGAGCTCAAGTTGAGAGGGTGTTCGAAGTTGGAGCAGCTTCAACATTTGGAATCGCTTGCTCATTTAGAGGTTCTTGATTTGTGGGAGACGGGAATCAAGCAATTTCCCAAAGAGATTTGTAAGTTGACTCAGTTGAAGCACCTAGATCTGCCAAAGGGTATAATGGGTATTCAAGAATCTGACTTGCAGAAGATGGAGCCCGAATTTCACTTTTATGTTTTCCCTGAGCAAGGCAAAGCTGGGGACATCCATTGGCACAAAGTTGATCCTAACTTCAGAAGAATTTACTTCAACACTCTATCTTTACCTGGGGAGTGTCGCCAGTTTTTGGAAATCATTGGGTCTATTGAGGTTAAGGATGTCCTCAAGAAAGCTGCATATATATCTTTGATTGGAAATAAGTTCATCACACGATTATCAGATCTTGGTGTGGAAAATGTGGATGCAATGAAAGGTTGTTGGCTACAGAGGTGCCCGGAAATGGAGACATTATGTttggaagaagaaatagaagacaAAACGGTGGGAAATCTAGAGATTTTGTGGGTATCAAACCTTCCCAAATTGAAGGATTTATGCAGCGGGATACAGCCAGCAGGTGGGGGCTTTAAAAATCTAACAGAAATGTATCTAGATTGTTGCCCATTGATTAAATCTGTCTTTCATTCTTCCCAATTCCCGGAAAAGCTTAAGatcctccaaatcaaattctgtGAGGATTTAGAAATACTGTTTGAGCCGAATACCTTGGATAAAGCTGGAAATCTAGAGATTTTGCGGGCATCAAACCTTCCCAAATTGAAGGATTTATGCAGCGGGATACATACAGCAGGTGGGGGCTTTAAAAATCTAACAGAAATGTATCTAGATTGTTGCCCATTGATTAAATATGTCTTTCATTCATCCCAATTCCCGGAAAAGCTTAAGATCCTCCGGATCAAATTCTGTAAGGATTTAAAAAGACTATTCGAGCAGAATAATGTCTTGGACGCTGATAAAAAATGGAGTTTACAGAAATTGCATTTGGTGGAACTGCCCAAGTTGACTGAGATGGGGGTGCCAGAGTCGAAGAAGATTCGTGATGTATTTCCATCACTAGAAGCAATCACAGTGAAGGAATGCCCAATGCTGGAGATCATGTCGGAAAAAATAAAGGAGGCAAATTGTAACAACGTTGAAGAAGATTG gAATATACAACTATAA